One genomic region from Salvia hispanica cultivar TCC Black 2014 chromosome 2, UniMelb_Shisp_WGS_1.0, whole genome shotgun sequence encodes:
- the LOC125207556 gene encoding delta-aminolevulinic acid dehydratase, chloroplastic-like, which produces MAAMTLNSVNFGAAKAVKFEYVGLKAHQNITSARPHSVKFVPRALTVNAGEAQGGGPVKKLGKSDEECEAAVVAGIVPEAPPIPPKPAAPAGTPLAAPLPLSRRPRRNRRSPVLRAAFQETSISPANLVYPLFIHEGEEDTPIGAMPGCYRLGWRHGLVEEVAKARDVGVNSIVLFPKVPDALKTSTGDEAYNDNGLVPRTIRLLKDKYPDLIIYTDVALDPYSSDGHDGIVREDGVILNDETVHQLCKQAVSQARAGADVVSPSDMMDGRVGAIRDALDAEGFEHVSIMSYTAKYASSFYGPFREALDSNPRFGDKKTYQMNPANYREALIETHEDKAEGADILLVKPGLPYLDIIRLLRDNSSLPIAAYQVSGEYSMIKAGGALKMIDEERVMMESLMCLRRAGADIILTYFALQAARCMCGEKR; this is translated from the exons ATGGCTGCAATGACGCTCAACTCGGTGAACTTTGGGGCTGCGAAAGCCGTGAAATTTGAGTATGTGGGGCTGAAAGCGCACCAGAATATCACTAGTGCAAGGCCTCACTCGGTCAAATTCGTGCCAAGGGCGCTTACAGTGAACGCAGGAGAGGCTCAGGGGGGCGGGCCGGTTAAGAAGTTGGGAAAGAGTGATGAGGAGTGTGAGGCCGCGGTGGTTGCAGGGATTGTCCCAGAAGCGCCCCCCATCCCCCCAAAACCTGCTGCACCGGCTGGCACCCCTCTCGCCGCCCCCCTT CCTCTTAGTAGGAGACCAAGGCGGAATCGTAGATCACCGGTACTGAGGGCAGCCTTCCAAGAAACTAGTATAAGCCCTGCAAACCTGGTTTATCCACTCTTCATCCATGAAG GGGAAGAAGACACTCCAATTGGAGCAATGCCTGGATGTTATAGGCTTGGGTGGAGACACGGACTTGTGGAAGAG GTTGCTAAGGCTCGAGATGTTGGTGTTAACAGCATTGTGCTCTTTCCAAAAGTTCCCGATGCTTTAAAG ACTTCAACGGGAGATGAAGCATATAATGACAATGGGCTGGTGCCAAGAACCATAAGACTTTTGAAAGACAAGTATCCGGATCTC ATTATATACACCGATGTTGCCCTAGATCCATATTCCTCTGATGGACATGATGGCATCGTAAGGGAAGATG GAGTCATCTTGAATGACGAAACTGTACATCAGCTTTGTAAACAGGCAGTATCTCAG GCCAGAGCAGGAGCGGATGTCGTGAGCCCCAGTGATATGATGGATGGTCGTGTAGGAGCTATTCGAGATGCTCTTGATGCTGAAGGCTTTGAGCACGTCTCCATCATGTCCTACACAGCCAA aTACGCTAGCTCGTTCTATGGCCCCTTCCGAGAAGCATTGGACTCAAATCCACGTTTTGGTGACAAGAAAAC GTATCAAATGAATCCCGCAAATTATAGAGAGGCCCTTATCGAAACCCATGAGGACAAGGCCGAAGGGGCTGATATCCTTCTG GTTAAACCAGGTCTACCTTACCTCGACATCATACGCCTTCTACGGGATAACTCTTCTTTGCCCATTGCTGCATATCAG GTGTCAGGCGAATACTCGATGATCAAGGCTGGCGGGGCCCTGAAAATGATCGACGAGGAGAGAGTGATGATGGAGTCGCTGATGTGTCTTCGACGAGCCGGCGCCGACATCATCCTGACATATTTTGCTTTGCAAGCTGCTAGATGCATGTGTGGGGAGAAGAGGTGA
- the LOC125203097 gene encoding filament-like plant protein → MEKKKWLWKRRASERSPGESESSGSFSSPSERYSDEQDVSRESPNGSVQSPEITSKLSFTDDEAKENVKRLTEKLSAALVNVGAKEELVKQHAKVAEEAVAGWEKAENEVAALKQQLEVALQQNVSLEVRVSHLDGALKECVRQLRQGRDEQEKRISDAIAEGNRAWESEKAELEKHIVQLQARAKATENGNSAAINPKTLQILESMEKENLFLKQEMKARCKELESVIIERDLSIQAAETASKMQLENIKKVAKLEAECRRLQSLARKSSPVISLKPNPTSHFYAESLTDSHSDSGERLNAVEMDACRTSNVDRNGSEPSCSDSWASALIAELDQFKNEKLLPSSLTACSVEFDMMDDFLEMERLVALPDTKSNTPLTASESASGESVSMDNHLLRAELESMTQRVAELEKKLEDMEAERAALEAALDESHGSARAAETKSEVLQKELKAVNEAKELLESQLIAMEVEARTMSANVDLLNAEIQDERTLSAELSIKCQELETECVLQKNTPNSNGELKIKQEDLAVAADKLAECQRTIASLGMQLKSLATLEDFLIDTTSIPDGALLSGMPKAPSSDEMTGHVTAAKSRNGFGKFFSRSKSGAEIGIRQD, encoded by the exons atggaaaagaagaaatggCTGTGGAAGAGAAGAGCTTCAGAGAGGAGCCCTGGTGAGAGTGAAAGCTCGGGATCATTTTCTTCCCCTTCCGAGAGATACTCGGACGAGCAG GATGTGTCGAGGGAGTCTCCCAATGGTAGCGTACAGTCACCGGAAATCACGTCTAAGCTCTCATTTACTGATGATGAAGCAAAAGAGAACGTGAAGAGACTGACAGAGAAGCTATCGGCCGCCCTTGTGAATGTCGGTGCCAAAGAAGAGCTTGTTAAGCAGCATGCTAAAGTTGCTGAAGAAGCTGTCGCTG GGTGGGAGAAGGCAGAAAACGAAGTGGCAGCATTGAAACAGCAACTCGAGGTTGCTTTGCAGCAGAATGTGAGCTTGGAAGTTCGAGTCAGCCATCTCGATGGCGCTCTCAAGGAATGCGTCAGACAGCTGAGACAAGGACGAGACGAACAGGAAAAGAGAATCTCTGATGCCATAGCAGAGGGAAATAGGGCATGGGAGTCTGAAAAGGCTGAACTCGAGAAGCACATTGTTCAACTTCAGGCACGAGCCAAAGCAACCGAAAATGGAAATTCTGCTGCTATAAACCCAAAGACTCTTCAAATTCTTGAGAGTATGGAGAAGGAGAACTTGTTCTTAAAGCAAGAGATGAAGGCTCGCTGCAAGGAGTTAGAAAGCGTGATAATCGAGAGGGATCTAAGCATACAAGCTGCAGAAACTGCCAGCAAGATGCAGTTggagaatattaaaaaggttGCTAAGCTTGAAGCTGAATGCAGAAGGCTTCAATCTCTTGCTCGAAAATCATCTCCCGTGATCAGTTTGAAGCCCAACCCGACTTCCCATTTTTACGCTGAATCTTTGACAGATAGTCACTCGGATAGCGGGGAGAGACTGAATGCAGTAGAGATGGATGCTTGTAGGACGAGTAACGTGGACAGGAACGGGTCCGAACCAAGTTGCTCGGACTCATGGGCATCAGCCTTGATTGCAGAGCTCGATCAGTTCAAAAACGAGAAACTCTTGCCAAGCAGTCTAACGGCCTGCTCTGTTGAATTTGACATGATGGATGATTTTCTCGAGATGGAGCGCCTAGTCGCGTTGCCTGATACTAAGAGCAACACCCCTCTTACAGCATCTGAATCAGCTTCAGGGGAATCTGTTTCCATGGACAATCATCTGCTTAGAGCCGAGCTTGAGTCAATGACTCAACGAGTGGCTGAATTGGAAAAAAAGTTGGAGGACATGGAAGCTGAGAGGGCTGCACTCGAGGCTGCTTTAGATGAAAGTCACGGATCGGCCAGAGCAGCTGAAACGAAGTCGGAGGTGCTGCAGAAGGAGCTGAAGGCCGTGAACGAGGCGAAGGAGCTGCTAGAGTCTCAACTCATTGCAATGGAAGTAGAAGCAAGGACTATGTCTGCAAATGTCGATTTGCTGAATGCAGAAATTCAAGATGAACGAACGTTATCAGCTGAACTCTCGATCAAGTGTCAAGAATTGGAGACTGAGTGTGTTTTGCAGAAGAACACACCGAATTCAAATGGTGAACTTAAGATAAAGCAG GAGGATCTGGCCGTGGCTGCTGACAAACTCGCGGAGTGTCAGAGAACGATAGCGTCTCTAGGAATGCAGCTCAAGTCTCTCGCGACGTTGGAAGATTTCTTGATAGACACGACCAGCATACCCGACGGGGCATTACTCTCGGGAATGCCAAAGGCGCCTTCTAGTGACGAGATGACCGGCCATGTGACTGCTGCCAAGAGCAGGAATGGTTTCGGGAAGTTTTTCTCCCGGAGCAAGAGCGGCGCCGAGATTGGAATTCGACAAGATTAG
- the LOC125203498 gene encoding chlorophyllide a oxygenase, chloroplastic-like isoform X1 yields the protein MSVVAAAAALSLPIALSRSNKFHARKCLRGGFGVFAIIGEEGGLVERKSPWTSLFDVEDPRAKVPQYKGKFLDVNQALEVARYDIQYCDWKARQDVLTIMLLHEKVVEVINPLAREFKSIGTLRKELADLQVELAQAHNQVHISEARVSTALDKLAYMETLVTDKILQDMSTTGSDLLLPSSTLSLPPAKSRPPKRSINVSGPVQPYNDHLKNFWYPVAFSAGLKDDTMMPIDCFEEPWVLFRGKDGKPGCVQNTCAHRACPLDLGSINEGRIKCPYHGWEYSTDGKCEKMPSTKFLNVKIKALPCFEQEGMIWIWPGNDPPTPKLPSLLPPSGFQIHAEIVMELPVEHGLLLDNLLDLAHAPFTHTSTFAKGWSVPSLVKFLTPSASSLQGYWDPYPIDMEFHPPCMVLSTIGISKPGKLQGQSTRECATHLHQLHVCLPSSKQKTRLLYRMSLDFAPILKHVPFMQHLWRYFAEKVLNEDLRLVLGQQERMLNGANVWNLPVSYDKLGVRYRQWRDSVERGSKELQSPYNFLDQ from the exons ATGTCCGTCGTTGCTGCCGCTGCCGCGCTCTCTCTTCCTATCGCTCTTTCTCGATCAAACAAGTTTCACGCTAGAAAG TGTCTGAGGGGAGGGTTTGGAGTATTTGCTATTATTGGAGAGGAAGGTGGGCTGGTTGAGAGGAAAAGCCCTTGGACTTCACTCTTTGATGTAGAGGATCCGCGGGCGAAGGTCCCTCAGTATAAAGGTAAGTTTCTCGACGTGAATCAAGCTCTAGAGGTGGCTAGATATGACATTCAATACTGTGACTGGAAAGCTAGGCAAGATGTTCTCACAATCATGCTTCTCCACGAAAAG GTTGTGGAAGTCATAAACCCTCTTGCGCGGGAATTCAAATCTATTGGAACACTTCGAAAAGAACTAGCAGATTTGCAGGTGGAACTGGCACAAGCCCACAACCAG GTACATATATCAGAAGCAAGGGTGTCCACAGCTTTAGACAAGCTAGCCTACATGGAGACACTGGTTACTGATAAAATCTTGCAAGATATGAGCACGACAGGGTCCGACTTGTTACTCCCTTCTTCCACTCTGTCTCTTCCACCTGCAAAGAGCAGGCCGCCAAAGAGAAGCATCAATGTATCTGGTCCTGTCCAACCTTACAATGATCACCTAAAAAACTTCTGGTATCCCGTTGCTTTTTCTGCAGGCCTCAAGGATGATACCATG ATGCCAATTGATTGCTTCGAGGAACCTTGGGTTCTTTTCCGTGGAAAGGATGGCAAACCAGGGTGTGTTCAGAATACTTGTGCTCACAGAGCCTGTCCACTCGATTTAGGTTCGATTAATGAGGGCCGTATAAAGTGTCCCTATCATG GATGGGAATACTCTACTGATGGAAAATGTGAGAAAATGCCCTCTACAAAGTTCCTCAATGTGAAGATCAAGGCACTGCCATGCTTTGAGCAAGAGGGAATGATCTGGATCTGGCCAGGGAATGATCCTCCAACGCCAAAACTTCCTTCTTTATTACCACCTTCAGGATTTCAAATACATGCTGAG ATTGTCATGGAACTTCCAGTGGAACATGGGCTCCTACTAGACAACCTTTTGGATCTTGCACATGCTCCTTTTACTCACACTTCGACATTTGCTAAGGGATGGAGCGTTCCAAG CTTGGTGAAGTTTTTGACACCTTCTGCATCTAGTCTGCAAGGCTACTGGGATCCATATCCCATAGATATGGAATTCCATCCACCTTGCATGGTGCTATCAACGATAGGGATCTCCAAGCCCGGGAAACTACAAGGGCAGAGCACAAGAGAGTGCGCTACTCATCTCCACCAACTTCACGTCTGCTTACCTTCATCTAAACAGAAGACGAGGTTGCTGTACAGAATGTCACTCGACTTTGCTCCAATTCTGAAACACGTCCCGTTCATGCAACACCTGTGGAGATATTTTGCTGAGAAG GTGCTGAATGAGGATCTGCGGCTCGTACTTGGCCAACAGGAGCGCATGCTCAACGGCGCAAATGTTTGGAACTTGCCAGTTTCCTATGACAAGCTGGGAGTAAGGTATAGGCAATGGAGGGATTCAGTGGAACGAGGATCGAAAGAGCTGCAGTCGCCATACAACTTTCTTGACCAATAG
- the LOC125203498 gene encoding chlorophyllide a oxygenase, chloroplastic-like isoform X2 yields the protein MLLHEKVVEVINPLAREFKSIGTLRKELADLQVELAQAHNQVHISEARVSTALDKLAYMETLVTDKILQDMSTTGSDLLLPSSTLSLPPAKSRPPKRSINVSGPVQPYNDHLKNFWYPVAFSAGLKDDTMMPIDCFEEPWVLFRGKDGKPGCVQNTCAHRACPLDLGSINEGRIKCPYHGWEYSTDGKCEKMPSTKFLNVKIKALPCFEQEGMIWIWPGNDPPTPKLPSLLPPSGFQIHAEIVMELPVEHGLLLDNLLDLAHAPFTHTSTFAKGWSVPSLVKFLTPSASSLQGYWDPYPIDMEFHPPCMVLSTIGISKPGKLQGQSTRECATHLHQLHVCLPSSKQKTRLLYRMSLDFAPILKHVPFMQHLWRYFAEKVLNEDLRLVLGQQERMLNGANVWNLPVSYDKLGVRYRQWRDSVERGSKELQSPYNFLDQ from the exons ATGCTTCTCCACGAAAAG GTTGTGGAAGTCATAAACCCTCTTGCGCGGGAATTCAAATCTATTGGAACACTTCGAAAAGAACTAGCAGATTTGCAGGTGGAACTGGCACAAGCCCACAACCAG GTACATATATCAGAAGCAAGGGTGTCCACAGCTTTAGACAAGCTAGCCTACATGGAGACACTGGTTACTGATAAAATCTTGCAAGATATGAGCACGACAGGGTCCGACTTGTTACTCCCTTCTTCCACTCTGTCTCTTCCACCTGCAAAGAGCAGGCCGCCAAAGAGAAGCATCAATGTATCTGGTCCTGTCCAACCTTACAATGATCACCTAAAAAACTTCTGGTATCCCGTTGCTTTTTCTGCAGGCCTCAAGGATGATACCATG ATGCCAATTGATTGCTTCGAGGAACCTTGGGTTCTTTTCCGTGGAAAGGATGGCAAACCAGGGTGTGTTCAGAATACTTGTGCTCACAGAGCCTGTCCACTCGATTTAGGTTCGATTAATGAGGGCCGTATAAAGTGTCCCTATCATG GATGGGAATACTCTACTGATGGAAAATGTGAGAAAATGCCCTCTACAAAGTTCCTCAATGTGAAGATCAAGGCACTGCCATGCTTTGAGCAAGAGGGAATGATCTGGATCTGGCCAGGGAATGATCCTCCAACGCCAAAACTTCCTTCTTTATTACCACCTTCAGGATTTCAAATACATGCTGAG ATTGTCATGGAACTTCCAGTGGAACATGGGCTCCTACTAGACAACCTTTTGGATCTTGCACATGCTCCTTTTACTCACACTTCGACATTTGCTAAGGGATGGAGCGTTCCAAG CTTGGTGAAGTTTTTGACACCTTCTGCATCTAGTCTGCAAGGCTACTGGGATCCATATCCCATAGATATGGAATTCCATCCACCTTGCATGGTGCTATCAACGATAGGGATCTCCAAGCCCGGGAAACTACAAGGGCAGAGCACAAGAGAGTGCGCTACTCATCTCCACCAACTTCACGTCTGCTTACCTTCATCTAAACAGAAGACGAGGTTGCTGTACAGAATGTCACTCGACTTTGCTCCAATTCTGAAACACGTCCCGTTCATGCAACACCTGTGGAGATATTTTGCTGAGAAG GTGCTGAATGAGGATCTGCGGCTCGTACTTGGCCAACAGGAGCGCATGCTCAACGGCGCAAATGTTTGGAACTTGCCAGTTTCCTATGACAAGCTGGGAGTAAGGTATAGGCAATGGAGGGATTCAGTGGAACGAGGATCGAAAGAGCTGCAGTCGCCATACAACTTTCTTGACCAATAG
- the LOC125206590 gene encoding UPF0496 protein 1-like, producing MSHDFDSAFGDLQKGIPNCEKMMIFAHSHYVNGLNTPRFCSSLQQSPHDSSIVDNFIYKSCSLYTEHLMMETRLKSMNGSLSEQLDAIGALKKWHSVLSNAAAMICVAVAAAVAANVVPVSAGARAVIGALAAAGSVLFAALGKWRQSVLKKRETAVKKHKEIAERMCAGARLGMKYLFDIHHVAVRLHLEIKSLSEATDELLKNDEAYSKSMESAKQEVLVSIRGV from the coding sequence ATGTCTCATGACTTTGATTCAGCGTTTGGTGATCTGCAGAAGGGCATTCCCAATTGtgaaaaaatgatgatttttGCCCACAGCCACTACGTGAACGGCCTCAACACGCCCCGCTTCTGCTCATCACTCCAACAATCTCCACATGATTCTTCTATCGTCGacaatttcatatataaatcatGCTCTCTATATACGGAGCATCTAATGATGGAGACGCGGCTGAAATCCATGAACGGGAGCCTCAGCGAGCAGCTCGATGCCATTGGTGCCTTGAAGAAATGGCATTCTGTCTTATCCAATGCAGCGGCCATGATCTGCGTGGCAGTGGCCGCGGCCGTTGCGGCGAATGTCGTTCCAGTGAGTGCGGGGGCGAGGGCAGTGATCGGAGCGTTGGCAGCTGCGGGCTCCGTTCTGTTTGCTGCGCTCGGGAAATGGCGCCAATCTGTTCTGAAGAAGCGTGAGACTGCCGTCAAGAAACACAAGGAGATAGCAGAGCGTATGTGTGCAGGGGCCAGACTCGGCATGAAATATCTCTTCGACATTCACCATGTGGCTGTCAGGTTGCATCTCGAAATCAAATCTTTGTCGGAAGCGACTGATGAATTACTAAAGAATGATGAAGCCTACAGTAAATCGATGGAGTCGGCTAAACAAGAAGTGCTTGTGAGCATCAGAGGAGTGTGA
- the LOC125203199 gene encoding F-box protein 7-like, with protein sequence MTSDYAVKLAAELESASRLKAAQFLVTQRPWLDLYGVNVRPVTPFRSLSKPFVDTALLHRSLPDELLFEIFSKMSPYTLGRAACVCRKWS encoded by the exons ATGACTTCTG ATTATGCGGTTAAACTTGCTGCGGAGCTCGAATCAGCTTCGCGTTTGAAAGCTGCTCAATTCTTAGTGACGCAGAGGCCGTGGCTTG ATCTTTATGGGGTTAATGTCAGACCTGTTACTCCTTTCCGTAGCTTGAGCAAACCGTTTGTTGATACAGCACTTCTGCACCGCAGCTTGCCAGATGAGTTGCTTTTTGAG ATATTTTCGAAGATGAGTCCTTATACCCTTGGGAGGGCAGCTTGTGTTTGTCGAAAATGGAG CTGA